Proteins encoded within one genomic window of Ideonella dechloratans:
- the hrpA gene encoding ATP-dependent RNA helicase HrpA: MCRTPAAPRTTRRWPSTDNPRPVTDSASRTRSPAPNAGAPRSPRPPRTAGAPRTPRPATPVPTITFPESLPVSGRREEIAQALQTHQVVIVCGETGSGKTTQLPKIALALGRGLGAGGSGLIGHTQPRRIAASSVAKRIAEELNSPLGEVVGYKVRFNDRLQPGASVKLMTDGILLAETQTDPLLKAYDTIIIDEAHERSLNIDFLLGYLRQILPRRPDLKIIVTSATIDADRFARHFASAQGPAPVIQVSGRTFPVEQRYRSFEESKEFDLNDAIADAVDELWREGPGDILVFLPGEREIREAADHLNKHLAQRQRHGPQPDILPLFARLSQAEQDRVFSPGNGRRIVLATNVAETSLTVPGIRYVIDSGLARVKRYSYRNKVEQLQIESISQAAANQRAGRCGRVANGICIRLYDEKDFQGRPRFTDPEILRSSLAGVILRMKSLHLGAVEDFPFLEEPPRKAIADGYALLGELGAVDEANELTAIGQELSRLPLDPRVGRMILEARDRQSLSEVLIIASALSGQDVRDRPLEQQQAADEKHKKFDDERSEFMGYLKLWRWIEEGRGQHGHGAQAAQAGQKTDSHKLSNRQQEARLRESFVNPRRVREWRDIHSQLHTVVAEHGWRLNQSPATYEQIHMAMLAGLLGNVGCKSDDEDWYLGARGIKFWRHPGAHLSKKPGRWLVAAELVDTTRLFGRGLAAIEPQWIERIAGHLLKKQLLEPHWEKKAAEVVALERATLYGIVIYHQRKVNFGRVDPKAAREIFIREALVNGEWDSRLPFIAHNRKMIAQVEELEHKSRRQDVLVDEELIHAFYDQQVGAEVVSGATFERWYREASRDNPKLLMLSREELMRHEAAGVTTSAFPRTVRLGGVDCAASYLHQPGDPKDGVTVTVPIYALNQVSEERCEWLVPGMLEAKVMALVKSLHQRPRSRLVPLPEFVAEFCATAPFAQGALVDVLLKAVRERTQLAIQRNDFKLEQLPPHLFMNFRVVDEHGRQLGLGRQLASLKAELGGQARSAFQALAALKLQAAPAPAPQPQMIRTPSGGQAAVAVVKAPAPAPADTPVQQHTAWTFGELPELMEIRKAGQTLIGFPALIDKGAHVEIEVFDEPDVAAAKHRGGLRRLVALQIREPLKYLEKNIPDLTKMAVAYMPLGTAEELKAQIIDVALDKAFLADPLPQDKAAFERRIEEGRSRLNLIAQEVARLAGTVLAEYAAATRKLKDARPPKDVADDITAQLQRLVPKRFVALTPYAQLQHFPRYLKGIVMRLDKLRADPARDGQRLAELRPLEQRYQRRLADLKGQTDSRLDDFRWQLEELRISLFAQELRTPQPVSVKRLEKTWAQLSS, encoded by the coding sequence TTGTGCCGCACCCCCGCGGCCCCGCGGACGACGCGGCGCTGGCCCAGCACCGATAATCCCCGCCCTGTGACCGATTCCGCCTCCCGCACCCGCTCTCCCGCGCCGAATGCCGGCGCCCCGCGTTCCCCCCGGCCCCCTCGCACCGCGGGCGCGCCACGCACGCCACGGCCTGCAACGCCGGTGCCGACCATCACCTTCCCGGAATCGCTGCCCGTCTCCGGCCGGCGCGAGGAGATTGCCCAGGCCCTGCAGACCCACCAGGTGGTCATCGTCTGCGGCGAGACCGGCTCGGGCAAGACCACCCAGTTGCCCAAGATCGCGCTGGCGCTGGGGCGCGGCCTGGGCGCCGGTGGCAGTGGCCTGATCGGCCACACCCAGCCGCGGCGGATCGCCGCCAGCTCGGTGGCCAAGCGCATCGCCGAGGAGCTCAACTCGCCGCTGGGCGAGGTGGTGGGCTACAAGGTCCGCTTCAACGACCGGCTGCAACCGGGCGCCAGCGTCAAGCTGATGACCGATGGCATCCTGCTGGCGGAGACCCAGACCGATCCGCTGCTCAAGGCCTACGACACGATCATCATCGACGAGGCCCATGAGCGCAGCCTGAACATCGACTTCCTGCTGGGCTACCTGCGCCAGATCCTGCCGCGGCGGCCCGACCTGAAGATCATCGTCACCTCGGCGACGATCGACGCCGACCGCTTCGCCCGGCACTTCGCCTCGGCCCAGGGGCCGGCGCCGGTGATCCAGGTCAGTGGCCGCACCTTTCCGGTGGAGCAGCGCTACCGCAGCTTCGAGGAAAGCAAGGAGTTCGACCTCAATGACGCCATCGCGGATGCGGTGGACGAGCTCTGGCGCGAGGGCCCGGGTGACATCCTGGTCTTCCTGCCCGGCGAGCGCGAGATCCGCGAGGCCGCCGACCACCTGAACAAGCACCTGGCGCAGCGCCAGCGACACGGGCCGCAGCCCGACATCCTGCCGCTGTTCGCCCGCCTGTCGCAGGCCGAGCAGGACCGGGTCTTCAGCCCGGGCAACGGTCGCCGCATCGTGCTGGCCACCAACGTGGCCGAGACCTCGCTGACCGTGCCCGGCATCCGCTACGTGATTGACAGCGGCCTGGCGCGCGTCAAGCGCTACAGCTACCGCAACAAGGTCGAGCAGCTGCAGATCGAGTCCATCAGCCAGGCCGCGGCCAACCAGCGCGCGGGCCGCTGCGGCCGCGTGGCCAACGGCATCTGCATCCGGCTCTACGACGAGAAGGACTTCCAGGGCCGGCCGCGTTTCACCGACCCCGAGATCCTGCGTTCCTCGCTGGCCGGCGTGATCCTGCGCATGAAGTCGCTGCACCTGGGCGCGGTGGAGGACTTCCCCTTCCTCGAAGAGCCGCCGCGCAAGGCCATCGCCGATGGCTACGCCCTGCTGGGCGAGCTGGGCGCCGTGGACGAGGCCAACGAGCTCACCGCCATCGGCCAGGAGCTGTCCAGGCTGCCGCTGGACCCGCGGGTGGGTCGCATGATCCTGGAGGCGCGCGACCGCCAGAGCCTGAGCGAGGTGCTGATCATCGCCTCGGCCCTGTCCGGCCAGGACGTGCGCGACCGGCCGCTGGAACAGCAGCAGGCCGCCGACGAGAAGCACAAGAAGTTCGACGACGAGAGGTCGGAGTTCATGGGCTATCTCAAGCTCTGGCGCTGGATCGAGGAAGGCCGCGGCCAGCATGGGCACGGGGCCCAGGCGGCACAAGCCGGCCAGAAGACCGACAGCCACAAGCTCAGCAACCGCCAGCAGGAGGCCCGGCTGCGCGAGAGCTTCGTCAACCCGCGCCGCGTGCGCGAGTGGCGCGACATCCACAGCCAGCTGCACACCGTGGTGGCCGAGCACGGCTGGCGCCTGAACCAGAGCCCTGCCACCTACGAGCAGATCCACATGGCCATGCTGGCCGGCCTGCTGGGCAATGTGGGCTGCAAGTCCGACGACGAGGACTGGTACCTGGGCGCGCGCGGCATCAAGTTCTGGCGCCACCCGGGCGCCCACCTGTCCAAGAAGCCGGGCCGCTGGCTGGTGGCCGCCGAGCTGGTGGACACCACGCGCCTGTTCGGCCGCGGCCTGGCCGCCATCGAGCCGCAATGGATCGAGCGCATCGCCGGCCACCTGCTCAAGAAGCAGTTGCTGGAGCCGCACTGGGAGAAGAAGGCCGCCGAGGTCGTCGCGCTGGAGCGCGCCACGCTCTACGGCATCGTCATCTACCACCAGCGCAAGGTGAACTTCGGCCGGGTGGACCCCAAGGCCGCGCGCGAGATCTTCATCCGCGAGGCGCTGGTCAATGGCGAGTGGGACAGCCGCCTGCCCTTCATCGCCCACAACCGCAAGATGATCGCCCAGGTGGAGGAGCTGGAACACAAGTCCCGCCGCCAGGACGTGCTGGTGGACGAGGAGCTGATCCACGCCTTCTACGACCAGCAGGTGGGCGCGGAGGTGGTCAGCGGGGCCACCTTCGAGCGCTGGTACCGCGAGGCCAGCCGCGACAACCCCAAGCTGCTGATGCTCAGCCGCGAGGAGCTGATGCGCCACGAGGCGGCCGGCGTGACCACCAGCGCCTTCCCGCGCACGGTGCGCCTGGGCGGGGTGGACTGCGCCGCCAGCTACCTGCACCAGCCGGGTGATCCCAAGGACGGCGTGACCGTCACCGTGCCGATCTACGCGCTCAACCAGGTCAGCGAGGAACGCTGCGAATGGCTGGTGCCCGGCATGCTGGAGGCCAAGGTGATGGCCCTGGTCAAGAGCCTGCACCAGCGCCCGCGTTCCCGCCTGGTGCCGCTGCCCGAGTTCGTGGCCGAGTTCTGCGCCACCGCGCCCTTTGCCCAGGGCGCTCTGGTGGACGTGCTGCTCAAGGCCGTGCGCGAGCGCACCCAGCTGGCCATCCAGCGCAACGACTTCAAGCTTGAGCAGTTGCCGCCCCACCTGTTCATGAACTTCCGCGTGGTGGACGAGCATGGCCGCCAGCTGGGCCTGGGCCGGCAGCTGGCCAGCCTCAAGGCCGAGCTGGGCGGGCAGGCGCGCTCGGCCTTCCAGGCCCTGGCCGCGCTCAAGCTGCAAGCCGCGCCCGCTCCGGCCCCGCAACCGCAGATGATCCGCACGCCCTCGGGCGGGCAGGCCGCGGTGGCGGTGGTCAAGGCGCCGGCCCCGGCACCGGCCGACACCCCGGTGCAGCAGCACACCGCTTGGACCTTCGGCGAACTGCCCGAGCTGATGGAGATCCGCAAGGCCGGCCAGACGCTGATCGGCTTTCCGGCGCTGATCGACAAGGGCGCGCATGTGGAGATCGAGGTCTTCGACGAGCCGGACGTGGCCGCGGCCAAGCACCGCGGCGGCCTGCGCCGTCTGGTGGCGCTGCAGATCCGCGAGCCGCTGAAGTACCTCGAGAAGAACATCCCCGACCTGACCAAGATGGCGGTGGCCTACATGCCCCTGGGCACGGCCGAGGAGCTCAAGGCCCAGATCATCGACGTGGCGCTGGACAAGGCCTTCCTGGCCGATCCGCTGCCGCAGGACAAGGCGGCTTTCGAGCGGCGCATCGAGGAAGGGCGCAGCCGCCTGAACCTGATCGCCCAGGAGGTGGCCCGCCTGGCCGGCACCGTGCTGGCCGAGTACGCCGCGGCCACCCGCAAGCTCAAGGACGCGCGGCCACCCAAGGACGTGGCCGACGACATCACCGCCCAGCTGCAGCGTCTGGTGCCCAAGCGCTTCGTGGCACTCACGCCCTATGCGCAGCTGCAGCACTTCCCGCGCTACCTCAAGGGCATCGTGATGCGGCTGGACAAGCTGCGTGCCGACCCGGCGCGTGACGGCCAGCGCCTGGCCGAGCTGCGCCCGCTGGAGCAGCGCTACCAGCGTCGTCTGGCGGACCTGAAGGGGCAGACCGACAGCCGGCTGGACGACTTCCGCTGGCAGCTGGAGGAGCTGCGCATCAGCCTGTTCGCGCAGGAGCTGCGCACGCCGCAGCCGGTGTCGGTCAAGCGGTTGGAGAAGACCTGGGCTCAGCTGTCCAGCTGA
- the argA gene encoding amino-acid N-acetyltransferase, whose product MDLVFPHTFVPWFRSVAPHIHAYRGKTFVIGITGELIAAGRLNAFVQDISILHAMGVHLVLVHGFRPQVNEQLLAKGHASVFSHGMRVTDPVALDCAQEAAGQLRFEIEAAFSQGLPNTPMANSTVRVISGNFLTARPVGIVDGVDFMHSGVVRKVDATAIRRAMDIGALVMLSPFGFSPTGEAFNLSMEDVATEVAIALGADKLLFMTEIPGIRESLDDPDSPIDTEIALQDAQRLLASLPRPMQPTDTGFYLQYCVRACRGGVERSHILPFAMDGALLMEVFTHDGIGTMIVDEKLESLREATSDDVGGILKLIEPYEMDGTLVKRSRTEIERDIANYTVIEHDGVIFGCAALYPYPEAKTGEMAAVTVSPQVQGQGDGDKIVKRIEQRARAMGLDSIFVLTTRTMHWFIKRGFVQVNPEWLPEARKRKYNWDRRSQVLVKKLG is encoded by the coding sequence ATGGACCTCGTCTTCCCCCACACCTTCGTCCCCTGGTTCCGCTCGGTTGCGCCGCACATCCACGCCTACCGAGGCAAGACCTTCGTGATCGGCATCACCGGTGAGCTGATTGCCGCGGGGCGGCTCAATGCCTTCGTGCAGGACATTTCCATCCTGCACGCGATGGGGGTGCACCTGGTGCTGGTGCATGGTTTTCGACCCCAGGTCAATGAGCAACTGCTGGCCAAGGGCCATGCCTCGGTGTTTTCGCATGGCATGCGGGTGACCGATCCCGTGGCGCTCGATTGCGCCCAGGAAGCCGCGGGCCAGCTGCGCTTCGAAATCGAAGCGGCCTTTTCCCAGGGCCTGCCCAACACCCCGATGGCCAATTCCACCGTGCGGGTGATTTCCGGCAATTTCCTCACCGCGCGCCCCGTGGGCATCGTCGACGGCGTGGATTTCATGCACAGCGGCGTGGTGCGCAAGGTGGATGCCACGGCCATTCGCCGTGCCATGGACATCGGCGCCTTGGTGATGCTCTCGCCCTTCGGTTTTTCGCCCACCGGCGAGGCCTTCAACTTGTCGATGGAAGACGTGGCCACCGAGGTGGCCATTGCCCTGGGCGCGGACAAACTGCTGTTCATGACGGAGATCCCCGGCATCCGCGAATCCCTGGACGATCCGGACAGCCCGATCGACACCGAAATCGCACTGCAGGATGCACAGCGTTTGCTGGCCTCGCTGCCCCGGCCGATGCAGCCCACCGACACCGGCTTTTACCTGCAATATTGCGTGCGGGCCTGCCGCGGCGGCGTGGAACGTTCCCACATTCTTCCGTTCGCGATGGACGGCGCCCTGCTGATGGAGGTTTTCACCCACGACGGCATCGGGACCATGATCGTGGACGAAAAGCTCGAGAGCCTGCGGGAGGCCACCTCCGACGACGTGGGGGGCATTCTGAAGCTGATCGAACCCTATGAAATGGACGGCACGCTGGTCAAGCGCAGCCGCACCGAAATCGAGCGGGATATCGCCAACTACACGGTGATCGAGCACGACGGCGTGATCTTCGGTTGTGCCGCGCTCTACCCCTATCCAGAGGCGAAGACCGGCGAGATGGCGGCGGTGACAGTGTCCCCGCAGGTGCAAGGTCAAGGCGACGGTGACAAGATCGTCAAGCGCATCGAGCAGCGCGCCCGTGCCATGGGGCTGGACAGCATCTTCGTGCTGACGACCCGCACCATGCACTGGTTCATCAAACGAGGCTTTGTGCAGGTCAACCCCGAGTGGCTGCCTGAGGCCCGCAAACGCAAATACAACTGGGACCGCCGCTCGCAGGTCCTGGTCAAGAAACTCGGTTGA
- a CDS encoding oxidative damage protection protein, with product MARTIHCTYLNKDAEGLDFAPYPGELGKRIYDNISKEAFELWKRHQTMLVNENRLNLADARARQYLARQMEQFLFSGSADQPTGFVPPSA from the coding sequence ATGGCACGCACCATCCACTGCACCTATCTGAACAAGGACGCCGAAGGCCTGGACTTCGCGCCCTACCCTGGCGAACTGGGCAAGCGGATCTACGACAACATCAGCAAGGAAGCCTTCGAACTGTGGAAGCGCCACCAGACCATGCTGGTGAACGAAAACCGCCTGAATCTGGCCGACGCCCGTGCGCGCCAGTATCTGGCCCGCCAGATGGAACAGTTCCTGTTTTCCGGCTCGGCCGATCAGCCCACCGGCTTCGTGCCTCCCTCGGCCTGA
- a CDS encoding H-NS histone family protein, giving the protein MTNIQELLAQKAALEKQIAEAQRAARADAIAKVKSLMAEYGLTAADLAGRAPTAPKAEGTKKVAAKYRDPATNQTWTGRGLKPKWLQAALAEGKSLSDFAI; this is encoded by the coding sequence ATGACGAACATTCAAGAGCTGCTGGCCCAGAAGGCCGCCCTCGAAAAGCAGATTGCCGAAGCCCAGCGCGCTGCCCGTGCCGACGCGATTGCCAAGGTGAAGTCACTGATGGCCGAATATGGCCTGACCGCCGCCGATCTGGCCGGCCGTGCACCGACGGCCCCCAAGGCCGAAGGCACCAAGAAGGTGGCCGCCAAGTACCGCGACCCGGCCACCAACCAAACCTGGACCGGCCGTGGCCTGAAGCCCAAGTGGCTGCAAGCTGCGCTGGCCGAGGGCAAGTCCCTGAGCGATTTCGCGATCTGA
- the dnaG gene encoding DNA primase, which produces MIPHGFIQELLSRVDIVDVVGRHVELKKAGINHKGLCPFHGEKSPSFIVSPTRQTYHCFGCGVHGDAIRFLTELHGMSFVEAVQDLAQQVGMVVPEDERSAAEQAAAAEQRQRQRTLSEVLERAAQHYRQHLKNSQRAIAYLKGRGLSGEIAHRFGLGYAPDGWHGLASAFAHYDDPLLVESGLVILQGEAGEEQRRYDRFRDRIMFPIRNVKGETIAFGGRVLDKGEPKYLNSPETPVFVKGRELYGLYEARSGLRDKGYALVTEGYMDVVALAQLGFPNAVATLGTACTADHVHKLLRFTEQVVFSFDGDAAGRRAAGRALEAALPHATDTRSFRFLFLPAEHDPDSYVRAFGPEAFEGQVRDAVPLSRQLLEHAAADCDLNTAEGRARMLAQAKPLWLALPEGALKSQLLGELARAGGLPVDELARLWQDGSGRPRHSAAPSGPGVAPEGGAPERPAFRRGGRFGRDASASSILKTASGRRQPPKRPEDRVLQMLFGQPAWWLDLPAHEQDLLHALPAPHGPLVAWLERDLAEHGPRAWAVLREVLAQDPGFDDLSRAIADGDADPGATPEDLRRALDVLVERELAREMQTLLAEAAQHPDLLSRYRELDRQWREVKLRLSQAATSS; this is translated from the coding sequence GTGATTCCCCACGGCTTTATCCAGGAACTGCTGTCCCGTGTCGACATCGTCGACGTGGTCGGCCGTCATGTCGAGCTCAAGAAGGCCGGCATCAACCACAAGGGCTTGTGCCCCTTCCACGGCGAGAAATCGCCCAGTTTCATCGTCAGCCCCACGCGGCAGACCTACCACTGCTTCGGCTGCGGCGTGCATGGCGACGCCATCCGCTTCCTGACCGAACTGCACGGCATGAGCTTTGTCGAGGCGGTGCAGGACCTGGCCCAGCAGGTGGGCATGGTGGTGCCCGAGGACGAGCGCAGCGCTGCCGAGCAGGCCGCTGCGGCCGAGCAACGGCAGCGTCAGCGCACCCTCAGCGAGGTGCTGGAGCGCGCCGCCCAGCATTACCGCCAGCACCTGAAGAATTCCCAACGGGCCATCGCCTACCTCAAGGGGCGAGGCCTGAGCGGCGAGATCGCCCACCGCTTCGGCCTGGGGTATGCACCCGATGGCTGGCACGGTCTGGCCAGCGCCTTTGCCCATTACGACGACCCGCTGCTGGTCGAGTCCGGGCTGGTGATCCTGCAAGGTGAGGCTGGCGAAGAGCAGCGCCGCTATGACCGCTTCCGCGACCGCATCATGTTCCCCATCCGCAACGTCAAGGGCGAAACCATCGCCTTCGGCGGGCGGGTCCTGGACAAGGGCGAGCCCAAGTACCTGAACTCGCCGGAAACCCCGGTGTTCGTGAAGGGCCGCGAACTCTATGGCCTGTACGAGGCCCGCAGCGGCCTGCGGGACAAGGGCTATGCCCTGGTGACCGAGGGCTACATGGACGTGGTGGCCCTGGCCCAGCTGGGCTTTCCGAACGCGGTGGCCACCCTGGGCACGGCCTGCACGGCCGACCATGTGCACAAGCTGCTGCGCTTCACCGAGCAGGTGGTGTTCAGCTTCGACGGCGATGCCGCCGGCCGCCGGGCCGCCGGACGGGCCCTGGAGGCTGCCCTGCCCCACGCCACCGACACCCGCAGCTTCCGTTTCCTCTTCCTGCCGGCCGAACACGACCCGGACAGCTATGTGCGCGCCTTCGGACCGGAAGCCTTCGAAGGCCAGGTGCGCGACGCAGTTCCCCTGTCACGCCAACTGCTGGAACATGCCGCTGCGGACTGTGACCTGAACACGGCGGAGGGCCGCGCCCGCATGCTGGCCCAGGCGAAGCCTTTGTGGCTCGCGCTGCCCGAAGGTGCGCTGAAATCCCAGCTGCTGGGAGAACTGGCCCGCGCGGGCGGACTGCCCGTGGACGAACTGGCCCGCCTGTGGCAGGACGGCAGTGGCCGACCGCGCCACAGCGCAGCCCCCTCCGGCCCGGGCGTCGCCCCCGAGGGCGGCGCCCCCGAGCGCCCGGCGTTCCGGCGCGGCGGTCGATTTGGGCGCGACGCCTCCGCTTCGTCGATTCTCAAAACCGCGAGCGGGCGGCGCCAGCCCCCGAAGCGCCCCGAGGACCGGGTGCTGCAGATGCTGTTCGGCCAGCCGGCCTGGTGGCTGGACCTGCCGGCCCACGAGCAGGATCTGCTGCACGCCCTGCCCGCGCCCCACGGCCCGCTGGTGGCCTGGCTGGAGCGCGATCTGGCGGAACACGGGCCGCGGGCCTGGGCGGTGCTGCGCGAGGTGCTGGCCCAGGATCCGGGCTTCGACGACCTCTCTCGCGCGATCGCCGACGGCGATGCCGACCCCGGCGCCACACCAGAGGACCTGAGGCGGGCGCTGGACGTGCTGGTCGAGCGCGAACTGGCCCGCGAGATGCAGACCCTGCTGGCCGAGGCGGCCCAGCACCCCGACCTGCTCAGCCGCTACCGGGAACTGGACCGCCAATGGCGGGAGGTGAAACTGCGCCTGAGCCAGGCCGCCACCAGCAGTTGA
- the rpoD gene encoding RNA polymerase sigma factor RpoD, with product MTAKKTAAKTAKPDAEGEELQPVKTRATKAAAKTAAAASEDTKPKRGRKPKAETTAAATTKKKATEEVDEDLGDIEADLEGEIEAEVESADAVEAEIGEDKPKAKPLRMKVSRAKERALMREFGLDETALTEEEVAKRRQELKTLIKMGKTRGYLTHQEINDHLPEKLVENEILEAIVSMLNDMGIAVYEQAPDAATLLIAGGATSTATEEEAEEAAEAALSTVDSEFGRTTDPVRMYMREMGSVELLTREGEIEIAKRIEGGLQAMMLAISASPTTIAEILGMADKIAAGEMQISEVVDGFVAEDEADDYVAEEDFDEFDEEEDDDGNGGSKALTKKLEELKLAALEKFGHLRTHFDKMRKAFEKEGYKSGSYDKAQQAISDELMTIRFTVKTIEKLCDILRSQVDDVRRYEREIRKIVVDKCGMPQEHFIKTFPPNVLNLKWSEKEATAGKPYSAVLGRNLPAVQELQQKLIDLQARAVVPIEDLKEINRRMNEGEKASRDAKKEMIEANLRLVISIAKKYTNRGLQFLDLIQEGNIGLMKAVDKFEYRRGYKFSTYATWWIRQAITRSIADQARTIRIPVHMIETINKMNRISRQHLQEFGYEPDAPTLAEKMEMPEDKIRKIMKIAKEPISMETPIGDDDDSHLGDFIEDTNNVAPVEAAMQAGLRDVVKDILDSLTPREAKVLRMRFGIEMSTDHTLEEVGKQFDVTRERIRQIEAKAIRKLKHPSRSDKLRTYLDNI from the coding sequence ATGACCGCGAAGAAGACCGCCGCCAAGACCGCCAAGCCCGACGCCGAGGGCGAAGAGCTGCAGCCGGTGAAGACCCGCGCCACCAAGGCCGCCGCCAAGACCGCGGCCGCCGCGAGCGAAGACACCAAGCCCAAGCGGGGCCGCAAGCCCAAGGCCGAAACCACGGCGGCCGCCACCACCAAGAAGAAGGCCACCGAGGAGGTTGACGAGGACCTGGGCGACATCGAGGCGGACCTGGAAGGCGAGATCGAGGCCGAGGTTGAATCCGCTGACGCGGTCGAAGCCGAGATTGGCGAGGACAAGCCCAAGGCCAAGCCGCTGCGCATGAAGGTCAGCCGCGCCAAGGAGCGCGCGCTCATGCGCGAGTTCGGTCTGGACGAGACCGCCCTGACCGAAGAGGAAGTCGCCAAGCGCCGCCAGGAGCTCAAGACCCTCATCAAGATGGGCAAGACGCGTGGCTACCTCACGCACCAGGAAATCAACGACCACCTGCCCGAGAAGCTGGTCGAGAACGAGATCCTGGAGGCCATCGTGTCCATGCTGAACGACATGGGCATCGCGGTCTACGAGCAGGCGCCCGACGCCGCCACGCTGCTGATTGCCGGTGGCGCCACCTCGACCGCCACCGAGGAAGAGGCGGAAGAAGCCGCCGAAGCCGCGCTGTCCACCGTCGATTCGGAATTCGGTCGCACCACCGACCCGGTGCGCATGTACATGCGCGAAATGGGTTCGGTCGAACTGCTGACCCGTGAAGGCGAAATCGAGATCGCCAAGCGCATCGAAGGCGGTCTGCAGGCCATGATGCTGGCCATCTCCGCCTCGCCCACCACCATCGCCGAGATCCTCGGCATGGCCGACAAGATCGCCGCCGGCGAGATGCAGATCTCCGAGGTGGTGGACGGTTTCGTGGCCGAGGACGAGGCCGACGACTATGTGGCCGAAGAAGACTTCGACGAGTTCGACGAAGAAGAGGACGACGACGGCAACGGCGGCTCCAAGGCCCTGACCAAGAAGCTCGAGGAACTCAAGCTCGCGGCCCTGGAGAAGTTCGGTCATCTGCGCACCCACTTCGACAAGATGCGCAAGGCCTTCGAGAAGGAAGGCTACAAGTCCGGCTCTTACGACAAGGCGCAGCAGGCCATCAGCGATGAACTGATGACCATCCGCTTCACGGTCAAGACCATCGAGAAGCTGTGCGACATCCTGCGCTCGCAGGTGGATGACGTGCGACGCTACGAACGCGAGATCCGCAAGATCGTGGTGGACAAGTGCGGCATGCCGCAGGAGCACTTCATCAAGACCTTCCCGCCCAATGTGCTGAACCTGAAGTGGTCCGAGAAGGAAGCCACTGCAGGCAAGCCCTACAGCGCCGTGCTGGGCCGCAACCTGCCCGCCGTGCAGGAACTTCAGCAGAAGCTGATCGACCTGCAGGCCCGTGCCGTGGTGCCCATCGAGGACCTGAAAGAAATCAACCGGCGCATGAACGAGGGCGAGAAGGCCTCGCGCGACGCCAAGAAGGAAATGATCGAGGCCAACCTGCGCCTCGTGATCTCCATCGCCAAGAAGTACACCAACCGCGGCCTGCAGTTCCTGGACCTGATCCAGGAAGGCAACATCGGCCTGATGAAGGCGGTGGACAAGTTCGAATACCGTCGCGGCTACAAGTTCTCGACCTATGCGACATGGTGGATCCGTCAGGCCATCACCCGCTCGATCGCCGACCAGGCCCGCACCATCCGCATCCCGGTTCACATGATCGAGACGATCAACAAGATGAACCGCATCTCGCGTCAGCACCTGCAGGAGTTCGGCTATGAGCCGGACGCCCCGACGCTGGCCGAGAAGATGGAGATGCCCGAGGACAAGATCCGCAAGATCATGAAGATCGCCAAGGAGCCGATCTCCATGGAGACGCCGATCGGCGACGACGACGACAGCCACCTGGGCGATTTCATCGAGGACACGAACAACGTGGCCCCGGTGGAAGCCGCCATGCAGGCTGGCCTGCGCGACGTGGTCAAGGACATCCTGGACAGCCTGACGCCGCGCGAAGCCAAGGTGCTGCGCATGCGCTTCGGCATCGAGATGTCCACCGACCACACGCTGGAAGAGGTGGGCAAGCAGTTCGACGTGACCCGCGAGCGCATCCGCCAGATCGAGGCCAAGGCCATCCGCAAGCTCAAGCACCCGAGCCGCTCGGACAAGCTGCGGACCTACCTCGACAACATCTGA